From the genome of Rhodothermales bacterium, one region includes:
- a CDS encoding FAD:protein FMN transferase, producing MIRYAILLAGLCFIHACAPAPAPAPLIELTGRTMGTTYSIRYAGPAERQERDHAGIDSLLAAVNQSLSTYIPTSTISRLNSSNDTSAPFPIDAHFRRVFVASRSIYEATNGAFNPAVGPLVEAWGFGPERRQSMSREHVDSLLALVRFDAFQLTPDSLHVRKAIPNAHLDFSAIAKGYGVDEVGRYLDARGVTSYFVEIGGEVVVRGRHPAGRPWRVGIDRPEEDAAERTLQTVVLLEDAGMATSGNYRNFYVLDGQKYAHTIDPTTGYPARSTLLSATIVAADCMTADGYATAAMVMGDSALAFLESRNELEGYLVTAGADTAFVEHMTSGFAPLIAPNAP from the coding sequence ATGATTCGCTACGCCATCCTCCTCGCCGGCCTCTGCTTCATCCACGCCTGCGCGCCCGCGCCTGCGCCCGCACCGTTGATCGAACTGACGGGACGCACGATGGGCACCACCTACAGCATCCGCTACGCCGGCCCGGCCGAGCGCCAGGAACGCGACCACGCCGGCATCGACTCGCTCCTTGCGGCCGTCAACCAGTCACTCTCGACGTACATCCCCACGTCGACGATCTCCCGGCTCAACAGCTCGAACGATACCAGCGCCCCCTTCCCTATCGACGCGCATTTCCGGCGCGTATTCGTGGCCTCCCGCTCGATCTACGAGGCCACAAACGGCGCCTTCAATCCAGCCGTCGGGCCGCTGGTGGAGGCCTGGGGGTTTGGACCCGAGCGCCGGCAATCCATGTCCCGCGAGCACGTCGACTCCCTGCTCGCGCTCGTCCGCTTCGACGCCTTCCAGCTCACCCCCGACTCGCTGCATGTGCGGAAGGCGATCCCGAACGCGCATCTCGACTTCAGCGCCATCGCGAAGGGCTACGGCGTGGATGAAGTCGGACGGTATCTAGACGCCCGGGGCGTGACCAGCTATTTCGTGGAGATCGGCGGCGAAGTGGTCGTGCGCGGACGGCATCCGGCCGGCCGGCCCTGGCGCGTGGGCATCGATCGCCCGGAAGAGGATGCCGCGGAACGGACGCTGCAGACGGTGGTGCTGCTCGAAGACGCCGGCATGGCCACGTCCGGCAATTATCGGAATTTCTACGTCCTCGACGGGCAAAAATATGCCCACACGATCGATCCCACGACGGGTTATCCGGCGCGCAGCACGCTGCTCAGCGCGACGATCGTGGCGGCGGACTGCATGACGGCGGACGGCTACGCGACGGCAGCCATGGTGATGGGCGATAGCGCGCTCGCGTTCCTGGAGTCGCGCAATGAACTGGAAGGGTATCTGGTGACGGCCGGGGCGGACACCGCGTTTGTCGAACACATGACGAGCGGCTTCGCGCCGCTTATCGCCCCGAACGCGCCCTGA
- the nqrF gene encoding NADH:ubiquinone reductase (Na(+)-transporting) subunit F, producing MDLLNLLPVALASVGAFVAVILVLVGLLILAKEKLMPSGDVTLVINGDDEHALKIKPGTSLLSTLAEQTIFLPSACGGGGTCAMCRCQVLEGGGDVLPTEMNHLSRKEAQENWRLACQVKVKQDMKIRVPEEIFGIKKWECTVVSNDNVATFIKEFVVRLPEGETLHFESGGYIQIDVPPIEIEFKDMVVQERFREDWDKFNLWTLKMKNDEPIFRAYSMANHPAEGNIIMLNIRIATPPWDRAKNQWMDVNPGICSSFVFSRKPGDKVTISGPYGEFFIKETNKEMVYIGGGAGMAPLRSHIFHLFHTLKTDRKVSYWYGGRSTRELFYTDHFRDIEEKFPNFSYHIALSEPLPSDNWTGPVGFIHQVVLNEYLSKHPEPEEIEYYLCGPPLMLKAVMNMLDNLGVPSSNIAFDDFG from the coding sequence ATGGATTTACTCAACCTCCTACCGGTCGCCCTCGCCAGTGTCGGCGCGTTCGTCGCCGTCATCCTGGTGCTGGTCGGTCTGCTCATCCTGGCGAAAGAGAAGCTGATGCCCTCGGGCGACGTCACCCTCGTGATCAACGGCGACGACGAGCACGCCCTGAAGATCAAGCCGGGCACCTCGCTGCTCTCCACGCTGGCCGAACAGACGATCTTCCTGCCGTCGGCCTGCGGCGGCGGCGGCACGTGCGCCATGTGCCGTTGCCAGGTGCTCGAAGGCGGCGGCGATGTGCTGCCGACCGAGATGAACCACCTCAGCCGCAAGGAAGCCCAGGAAAACTGGCGCCTCGCCTGCCAGGTGAAGGTGAAGCAGGACATGAAGATTCGGGTGCCCGAAGAGATCTTCGGCATCAAGAAATGGGAATGCACCGTCGTCAGCAACGACAACGTCGCGACCTTCATCAAGGAGTTCGTCGTCCGGCTGCCCGAGGGTGAGACGCTCCATTTCGAATCCGGCGGCTACATCCAGATCGACGTCCCCCCCATCGAGATCGAGTTCAAGGACATGGTCGTCCAGGAACGCTTCCGCGAGGACTGGGACAAGTTCAATCTGTGGACGCTGAAGATGAAGAACGACGAACCCATCTTCCGCGCGTACTCCATGGCCAACCATCCGGCAGAGGGCAACATCATCATGCTCAACATCCGGATCGCGACGCCTCCCTGGGACCGCGCCAAGAACCAATGGATGGACGTCAACCCCGGCATCTGCTCCTCGTTCGTCTTTTCGCGCAAACCGGGCGACAAGGTGACGATCTCGGGTCCGTATGGCGAGTTCTTCATCAAGGAAACGAACAAAGAGATGGTGTACATCGGCGGCGGCGCCGGCATGGCCCCGCTCCGCTCGCACATCTTCCACCTCTTCCACACGCTCAAGACGGACCGCAAGGTATCCTACTGGTACGGCGGCCGCTCGACGCGCGAACTGTTCTATACGGATCATTTCCGGGACATCGAAGAGAAATTCCCCAACTTCTCCTACCACATCGCGCTCTCCGAGCCGTTGCCGTCGGATAACTGGACCGGCCCGGTCGGGTTCATCCATCAGGTCGTGCTGAACGAGTACCTCAGCAAACATCCTGAACCGGAAGAGATCGAGTATTACCTCTGCGGCCCGCCGCTCATGCTCAAGGCCGTCATGAACATGCTCGACAACCTCGGGGTGCCGTCCAGCAACATCGCGTTCGACGACTTCGGTTGA
- the nqrE gene encoding NADH:ubiquinone reductase (Na(+)-transporting) subunit E — protein MDLVNIFIRSAFIENMILAYFLGMCSFLAVSKSVKTAFGLGLAVIFVLGITVPINWLVDTFLLKEGALGAFSESLASVDLSFLQFIVFIAVIASMVQLVEIIVERFFPALYTSLGIFLPLITVNCSILGGALFMVEREYTFTESAVFGIGAGFGFFLAIVAIAAIRERLRYAHIPAPLRGLGIAFIITGLMGIAFMSFAGIQL, from the coding sequence ATGGATCTGGTCAATATCTTTATACGATCTGCCTTCATCGAGAACATGATCCTCGCCTACTTCCTGGGGATGTGCTCGTTTCTGGCGGTTTCCAAAAGCGTGAAGACGGCTTTCGGCCTCGGTCTGGCGGTCATCTTCGTACTCGGCATCACCGTGCCGATCAACTGGCTGGTTGATACGTTCCTGCTCAAGGAAGGCGCGCTCGGCGCGTTCTCCGAGTCGCTGGCGAGCGTCGACCTCTCGTTCCTCCAGTTCATCGTCTTCATCGCGGTCATCGCCTCGATGGTGCAGCTGGTGGAGATCATCGTCGAGCGGTTTTTCCCGGCGCTGTATACGTCGCTGGGCATCTTCCTCCCGCTCATCACGGTGAACTGCTCGATCCTCGGCGGTGCGCTGTTCATGGTCGAACGCGAGTATACGTTTACGGAATCGGCTGTTTTCGGCATCGGCGCCGGCTTCGGCTTTTTCCTGGCCATCGTCGCCATCGCGGCGATTCGCGAACGGCTCCGCTACGCCCACATCCCCGCCCCGCTGCGCGGCCTGGGCATTGCGTTCATCATCACCGGCCTGATGGGCATCGCGTTCATGAGCTTCGCCGGCATCCAATTGTAA
- a CDS encoding NADH:ubiquinone reductase (Na(+)-transporting) subunit D encodes MSTETATAPAELKPIEPKEPLFSKKNRRLLTDPFNDNNPITVQILGVCSALAVTTQMKSAFVMALSVTVVVGLSNLTISLIRNTIPSRIRMIVQLTVIAALVVLVDQVLKAYVYDISRQLSVYIGLIITNCIVMGRLEAFAMANRPWPSLLDGLGNGVGYGAILLVVAFFRELFGSGSLFGFQLIPQAFYDMGYVNNGVMLTSAAAMFIIGIIIWVQRSVNAKLVDVS; translated from the coding sequence ATGAGTACGGAAACGGCCACCGCTCCGGCGGAGCTTAAACCAATCGAACCGAAGGAGCCGCTCTTCTCCAAGAAGAACCGCCGGCTCCTCACGGATCCGTTCAACGACAACAACCCGATCACCGTCCAGATTCTGGGCGTATGTTCGGCGCTCGCCGTGACGACGCAGATGAAGTCGGCCTTCGTCATGGCGCTTTCGGTGACGGTGGTCGTCGGGCTTTCCAACCTGACGATTTCCCTGATCCGCAACACGATCCCCTCGCGCATCCGCATGATCGTCCAGTTGACCGTCATCGCGGCGCTGGTGGTGCTGGTGGACCAGGTCCTGAAAGCCTACGTGTACGACATCAGCCGGCAGCTCTCGGTCTACATCGGCCTCATCATCACGAACTGCATCGTGATGGGCCGGCTCGAGGCGTTCGCCATGGCCAACCGGCCCTGGCCCTCGCTGCTGGACGGCCTGGGCAACGGCGTCGGGTACGGCGCGATCCTGCTCGTCGTGGCCTTCTTCCGTGAACTCTTCGGATCGGGCTCGCTCTTCGGATTCCAGCTGATCCCGCAGGCGTTCTACGATATGGGTTACGTGAACAACGGCGTGATGCTCACGTCCGCCGCGGCCATGTTCATCATCGGGATCATCATCTGGGTCCAGCGATCCGTCAACGCCAAGCTCGTCGACGTTTCCTGA
- the nqrC gene encoding NADH:ubiquinone reductase (Na(+)-transporting) subunit C, protein MHSNSYTFLYALGVTALVAVALALAATGLRPLQEANEAQAKRIAILQSVMDVNPATAEADYNQYIEEVVVNASGDVVPGASAFALDIKKESKKDPAERQLPIFIYKNGDRTNYIVPLQGNGLWGPISAFLALDEDLNTVHGVVFGHEKETPGLGAEITDSKFEQRYNGKQLFDDAGTLQSIRVLKGSGHDTSNQPHAVDGLSGATMTSNGVTRMFANELKNYAPYFKKVRS, encoded by the coding sequence GTGCACTCAAATAGCTATACGTTTCTCTACGCGTTAGGCGTGACGGCCCTCGTGGCGGTCGCCCTCGCGCTCGCCGCTACGGGGCTACGCCCGCTCCAGGAGGCGAACGAAGCGCAGGCGAAGCGCATCGCCATCCTGCAGAGCGTCATGGATGTCAATCCTGCGACCGCCGAAGCCGACTACAACCAGTACATCGAGGAAGTCGTCGTCAACGCCTCGGGCGATGTCGTGCCGGGCGCCAGCGCCTTCGCGCTCGATATTAAAAAGGAGTCAAAGAAGGATCCGGCGGAACGCCAGCTCCCGATCTTCATCTATAAGAACGGAGATCGCACGAACTACATCGTGCCGCTGCAGGGAAATGGCCTCTGGGGGCCGATCAGCGCGTTCCTGGCCCTCGACGAGGACCTGAACACCGTGCACGGCGTGGTTTTCGGACACGAAAAGGAAACGCCGGGCCTGGGCGCCGAGATCACCGACAGCAAGTTCGAGCAGCGGTACAACGGCAAGCAACTGTTTGACGACGCGGGCACGCTCCAGTCGATCCGCGTGCTCAAAGGTTCGGGGCACGACACCTCCAACCAGCCGCACGCCGTCGACGGCCTGTCGGGCGCCACGATGACGTCGAACGGTGTAACTCGGATGTTCGCGAACGAACTGAAGAACTACGCCCCTTATTTCAAAAAAGTCAGATCGTAG